A genome region from Oryzias latipes chromosome 2, ASM223467v1 includes the following:
- the LOC105355818 gene encoding uncharacterized protein LOC105355818 isoform X3, whose protein sequence is MESSRTCRFKKRLKMLREHHKRCQKRYTEGLKTKHLPVQELEPDTNTIACVQREESDADEPEVPPLTRTDSVFLTKDYCTKHAIVQDLSDVPSSCIETTGDDDEYLPPKMQHSSSDESIDFPTKIPSKRRRGKAQKSYKRQKQSRTPSDDSNHSEHEEPSLNSEKVSVLKLKKKGNGGRVYNKRHYCLYCPVSCYKMARHLVRKHSSEIDVAKAISFPLKSKQRKLHLDLIRNKGNRAHNNEVLKSGTGTLIPGQQSSNPGKPSDYMHCINCEALLKRKCLWRHMSRCRLSKKCSGQKPGRSRIQSICAFAQPAPEGVSVKVWELINAMHQDEVSQVIKGERTIIRLGELLFSKHGHDKNKHEYIRQKMREIGRLVLISRKEGKLQGLEDFFKPSNFNIVVEMVKKVSGFNEDTNAYKTPSLALKLGHSLKKISDILECETQMSESIDEEFLENIKRTRTLFEKKWDVCISSRALQTLTEAKWNTPHLLPFTDDVKKMHIYIDECRKASQNNIKDNPNKKTWTRLANVTLCEVILFNRRREGEVSKMPLSAFTLRDTAGVPSDLATSLTELEQKLCKHFQRIEIRDENPYFFARPEADTHLRGSDAIREVAQACGAKHPETLSSTKLRKQVATLSTVLNLKDNEMDTLADFLGHDIRVHRQYYRLPEGTMQLAKVSKVLVAMEQGRLSQFKGMNMDQIQIDPNEKVSECAVSDVSETEGDSSWCSAGGSSRSKRSQLSADEDSDLDGLLNSGTSTSSTKHQMESRSEDSESGLRRLKNGHGSEKSKKRPLQTEPMVSTQQRDSGIDTAETGASKRRTWSSVECRAVEKILGTYIEGGRVPGKKECLSCIEASPRELEGRTWQAVKFFVKNKITALRRESSKRR, encoded by the exons ATGGAATCTAG CAGAACCTGCAGGTTTAAAAAGCGTCTGAAGATGCTTAGGGAGCATCACAAAAGGTGCCAGAAGAGGTACACAGAGGGCCTGAAGACCAAACATCTACCTGTGcag GAATTGGAACCAGACACCAACACCATTGCCTGTGTCCAAAGAGAAGAGTCAGATGCAGATGAGCCAGAGGTTCCTCCCCTGACAAGAACAGACAGTGTATTT CTCACTAAAGACTACTGTACCAAGCATGCCATCGTTCAAGATTTGTCAGACGTCCCCTCAAGCTGCATAGAAACAACAGGTGATGACGATGAGTACCTCCCACCAAAGATGCAGCACAGTAGTTCTGACGAATCAATAGATTTTCCAACAAAAATTCCATCTAAAAGGAGGCGGGGGAAAGCTCAGAAGTCATACAAAAGGCAAAAGCAGAGTCGTACCCCTTCTGATGACTCTAACCACTCAGAACATGAGGAGCCATCCTTGAACTCGGAAAAGGTTTCTGtattgaaactgaaaaaaaaaggaaatggtgGTAGAGTCTATAATAAACGACATTATTGTCTTTATTGTCCTGTTAGCTGCTATAAAATGGCAAGACATTTGGTCAGAAAGCACAGCTCCGAGATTGATGTGGCAAAAGCCATAAGTTTTCCTCTAAAATCCAAGCAAAGGAAATTGCATTTGGATCTCATAAGAAACAAGGGGAACCGGGCTCACAATAATGAAGTTCTTAAATCAGGGACAGGAACACTGATTCCAGGTCAGCAGTCGTCTAACCCTGGAAAACCAAGTGACTACATGCACTGCATAAACTGCGAGGCTTTGctaaaaagaaagtgtttatGGAGGCATATGTCACGATGCAGActttcaaaaaaatgcagtggacAGAAGCCTGGGAGAAGCCGAATTCAATCGATCTGTGCATTTGCTCAACCTGCCCCAGAGGGTGTGAGCGTTAAAGTTTGGGAGCTGATTAATGCAATGCACCAGGATGAGGTCTCTCAAGTGATAAAGGGGGAAAGAACCATCATAAGGCTGGGagagcttttattttcaaaacacggaCATGACAAGAACAAACACGAATATATACGacaaaaaatgagagaaattgGAAGACTGGTTCTTATTTCTAGAAAAGAGGGAAAACTGCAGGGACTTGAGGATTTCTTCAAGCCGTCAAATTTCAACATAGTTGTTGAGATGGTGAAGAAAGTGTCAGGCTTCAACGAAGACACTAATGCATACAAAACTCCGTCTCTGGCTCTCAAGCTGGGCCACAGCCTGAAGAAGATTTCTGACATTCTAGAATGTGAGACACAAATGTCAGAGTCAATTGATGAGGAGTTTCTGGAGAACATCAAAAGGACTCgaactttgtttgaaaaaaaatgggatgTGTGCATTTCATCCCGTGCTCTTCAGACTTTAACTGAAGCCAAATGGAATACTCCTCATCTGCTGCCATTCACAGACGACGTCAAGAAAATGCACATCTACATAGATGAATGCAGGAAAGCATCccaaaataacataaaagaCAATCCAAATAAAAAGACCTGGACAAGACTTGCTAATGTCACTTTATGTGAAGTTATTCTCTTTAACCGCAGACGAGAAGGAGAAGTGTCCAAAATGCCTTTGAGTGCATTTACTCTTAGAGACACCGCTGGTGTTCCATCTGACCTGGCGACCAGTCTTACAGAGTTGGAGCAGAAactctgtaaacatttccaaCGCATTGAAATTCGAg ACGAGAATCcctatttttttgcaagacCTGAAGCGGATACACATCTTAGAGGGTCGGACGCAATAAGAGAAGTTGCCCAGGCGTGTGGAGCAAAGCACCCTGAAACGTTGTCATCGACAAAACTGAGGAAGCAGGTGGCCACGCTATCAACAGTTTTGAACCTAAAGGATAATGAGATGGACACACTGGCAGACTTTCTGGGACATGACATACGAGTACACAGACAATACTACAGATTACCGGAAGGAACGATGCAGTTGGCCAAAGTCAGCAAAGTTCTAGTTGCCATGGAACAAGGCCGACTCTCACAGTTCAAGGGGATGAACATGGATCAAATTCAGATAGATCCAAATG AGAAAGTGTCCGAATGTGCAGTCAGTGACGTCTCAGAGACGGAGGGCGATTCATCTTGGTGTTCAGCTGGAG GATCCTCGAGATCCAAGAGGAGCCAGCTGTCAGCTGATGAGGACTCTGATTTAGACGGCCTTCTAAACTCAG GGACATCAACATCTTCAACCAAACATCAAATGGAGTCAAGGAGTGAAGACAGTGAATCTG GACTCAGAAGACTGAAGAACGGACACGGTAGTGAAAAGTCTAAAAAGCGACCCTTACAAACAG agCCCATGGTTTCTACACAGCAGAGAGACTCAGGCATCGATACTGCTGAGACGG GAGCTTCAAAAAGAAGGACCTGGTCTTCAGTGGAGTGCCGAGCAGTGGAAAAGATTTTAGGAACCTACATTGAAGGTGGGAGGGTTCCAGGAAAAAAGGAATGTCTTTCCTGCATAGAAGCTTCGCCGAGGGAGCTGGAAGGACGAACATGGCAGGCAGTCAAGTTTTTTGTTAAGAACAAAATCACAGCACTGAGGCGGGAGAGTTCAAAAAGACGTTAA
- the LOC105355818 gene encoding uncharacterized protein LOC105355818 isoform X1, with protein MESSRTCRFKKRLKMLREHHKRCQKRYTEGLKTKHLPVQELEPDTNTIACVQREESDADEPEVPPLTRTDSVFLTKDYCTKHAIVQDLSDVPSSCIETTGDDDEYLPPKMQHSSSDESIDFPTKIPSKRRRGKAQKSYKRQKQSRTPSDDSNHSEHEEPSLNSEKVSVLKLKKKGNGGRVYNKRHYCLYCPVSCYKMARHLVRKHSSEIDVAKAISFPLKSKQRKLHLDLIRNKGNRAHNNEVLKSGTGTLIPGQQSSNPGKPSDYMHCINCEALLKRKCLWRHMSRCRLSKKCSGQKPGRSRIQSICAFAQPAPEGVSVKVWELINAMHQDEVSQVIKGERTIIRLGELLFSKHGHDKNKHEYIRQKMREIGRLVLISRKEGKLQGLEDFFKPSNFNIVVEMVKKVSGFNEDTNAYKTPSLALKLGHSLKKISDILECETQMSESIDEEFLENIKRTRTLFEKKWDVCISSRALQTLTEAKWNTPHLLPFTDDVKKMHIYIDECRKASQNNIKDNPNKKTWTRLANVTLCEVILFNRRREGEVSKMPLSAFTLRDTAGVPSDLATSLTELEQKLCKHFQRIEIRGKRNRKVPILLTPEMLTSMETLVSLRRTCGVPDENPYFFARPEADTHLRGSDAIREVAQACGAKHPETLSSTKLRKQVATLSTVLNLKDNEMDTLADFLGHDIRVHRQYYRLPEGTMQLAKVSKVLVAMEQGRLSQFKGMNMDQIQIDPNEKVSECAVSDVSETEGDSSWCSAGGSSRSKRSQLSADEDSDLDGLLNSGTSTSSTKHQMESRSEDSESGLRRLKNGHGSEKSKKRPLQTEPMVSTQQRDSGIDTAETGASKRRTWSSVECRAVEKILGTYIEGGRVPGKKECLSCIEASPRELEGRTWQAVKFFVKNKITALRRESSKRR; from the exons ATGGAATCTAG CAGAACCTGCAGGTTTAAAAAGCGTCTGAAGATGCTTAGGGAGCATCACAAAAGGTGCCAGAAGAGGTACACAGAGGGCCTGAAGACCAAACATCTACCTGTGcag GAATTGGAACCAGACACCAACACCATTGCCTGTGTCCAAAGAGAAGAGTCAGATGCAGATGAGCCAGAGGTTCCTCCCCTGACAAGAACAGACAGTGTATTT CTCACTAAAGACTACTGTACCAAGCATGCCATCGTTCAAGATTTGTCAGACGTCCCCTCAAGCTGCATAGAAACAACAGGTGATGACGATGAGTACCTCCCACCAAAGATGCAGCACAGTAGTTCTGACGAATCAATAGATTTTCCAACAAAAATTCCATCTAAAAGGAGGCGGGGGAAAGCTCAGAAGTCATACAAAAGGCAAAAGCAGAGTCGTACCCCTTCTGATGACTCTAACCACTCAGAACATGAGGAGCCATCCTTGAACTCGGAAAAGGTTTCTGtattgaaactgaaaaaaaaaggaaatggtgGTAGAGTCTATAATAAACGACATTATTGTCTTTATTGTCCTGTTAGCTGCTATAAAATGGCAAGACATTTGGTCAGAAAGCACAGCTCCGAGATTGATGTGGCAAAAGCCATAAGTTTTCCTCTAAAATCCAAGCAAAGGAAATTGCATTTGGATCTCATAAGAAACAAGGGGAACCGGGCTCACAATAATGAAGTTCTTAAATCAGGGACAGGAACACTGATTCCAGGTCAGCAGTCGTCTAACCCTGGAAAACCAAGTGACTACATGCACTGCATAAACTGCGAGGCTTTGctaaaaagaaagtgtttatGGAGGCATATGTCACGATGCAGActttcaaaaaaatgcagtggacAGAAGCCTGGGAGAAGCCGAATTCAATCGATCTGTGCATTTGCTCAACCTGCCCCAGAGGGTGTGAGCGTTAAAGTTTGGGAGCTGATTAATGCAATGCACCAGGATGAGGTCTCTCAAGTGATAAAGGGGGAAAGAACCATCATAAGGCTGGGagagcttttattttcaaaacacggaCATGACAAGAACAAACACGAATATATACGacaaaaaatgagagaaattgGAAGACTGGTTCTTATTTCTAGAAAAGAGGGAAAACTGCAGGGACTTGAGGATTTCTTCAAGCCGTCAAATTTCAACATAGTTGTTGAGATGGTGAAGAAAGTGTCAGGCTTCAACGAAGACACTAATGCATACAAAACTCCGTCTCTGGCTCTCAAGCTGGGCCACAGCCTGAAGAAGATTTCTGACATTCTAGAATGTGAGACACAAATGTCAGAGTCAATTGATGAGGAGTTTCTGGAGAACATCAAAAGGACTCgaactttgtttgaaaaaaaatgggatgTGTGCATTTCATCCCGTGCTCTTCAGACTTTAACTGAAGCCAAATGGAATACTCCTCATCTGCTGCCATTCACAGACGACGTCAAGAAAATGCACATCTACATAGATGAATGCAGGAAAGCATCccaaaataacataaaagaCAATCCAAATAAAAAGACCTGGACAAGACTTGCTAATGTCACTTTATGTGAAGTTATTCTCTTTAACCGCAGACGAGAAGGAGAAGTGTCCAAAATGCCTTTGAGTGCATTTACTCTTAGAGACACCGCTGGTGTTCCATCTGACCTGGCGACCAGTCTTACAGAGTTGGAGCAGAAactctgtaaacatttccaaCGCATTGAAATTCGAggtaaaagaaacagaaaggtTCCAATCTTACTTACACCTGAGATGCTAACGTCAATGGAAACATTGGTTTCTCTTCGCCGCACATGCGGGGTGCCAGACGAGAATCcctatttttttgcaagacCTGAAGCGGATACACATCTTAGAGGGTCGGACGCAATAAGAGAAGTTGCCCAGGCGTGTGGAGCAAAGCACCCTGAAACGTTGTCATCGACAAAACTGAGGAAGCAGGTGGCCACGCTATCAACAGTTTTGAACCTAAAGGATAATGAGATGGACACACTGGCAGACTTTCTGGGACATGACATACGAGTACACAGACAATACTACAGATTACCGGAAGGAACGATGCAGTTGGCCAAAGTCAGCAAAGTTCTAGTTGCCATGGAACAAGGCCGACTCTCACAGTTCAAGGGGATGAACATGGATCAAATTCAGATAGATCCAAATG AGAAAGTGTCCGAATGTGCAGTCAGTGACGTCTCAGAGACGGAGGGCGATTCATCTTGGTGTTCAGCTGGAG GATCCTCGAGATCCAAGAGGAGCCAGCTGTCAGCTGATGAGGACTCTGATTTAGACGGCCTTCTAAACTCAG GGACATCAACATCTTCAACCAAACATCAAATGGAGTCAAGGAGTGAAGACAGTGAATCTG GACTCAGAAGACTGAAGAACGGACACGGTAGTGAAAAGTCTAAAAAGCGACCCTTACAAACAG agCCCATGGTTTCTACACAGCAGAGAGACTCAGGCATCGATACTGCTGAGACGG GAGCTTCAAAAAGAAGGACCTGGTCTTCAGTGGAGTGCCGAGCAGTGGAAAAGATTTTAGGAACCTACATTGAAGGTGGGAGGGTTCCAGGAAAAAAGGAATGTCTTTCCTGCATAGAAGCTTCGCCGAGGGAGCTGGAAGGACGAACATGGCAGGCAGTCAAGTTTTTTGTTAAGAACAAAATCACAGCACTGAGGCGGGAGAGTTCAAAAAGACGTTAA
- the LOC105355818 gene encoding uncharacterized protein LOC105355818 isoform X2, protein MESRTCRFKKRLKMLREHHKRCQKRYTEGLKTKHLPVQELEPDTNTIACVQREESDADEPEVPPLTRTDSVFLTKDYCTKHAIVQDLSDVPSSCIETTGDDDEYLPPKMQHSSSDESIDFPTKIPSKRRRGKAQKSYKRQKQSRTPSDDSNHSEHEEPSLNSEKVSVLKLKKKGNGGRVYNKRHYCLYCPVSCYKMARHLVRKHSSEIDVAKAISFPLKSKQRKLHLDLIRNKGNRAHNNEVLKSGTGTLIPGQQSSNPGKPSDYMHCINCEALLKRKCLWRHMSRCRLSKKCSGQKPGRSRIQSICAFAQPAPEGVSVKVWELINAMHQDEVSQVIKGERTIIRLGELLFSKHGHDKNKHEYIRQKMREIGRLVLISRKEGKLQGLEDFFKPSNFNIVVEMVKKVSGFNEDTNAYKTPSLALKLGHSLKKISDILECETQMSESIDEEFLENIKRTRTLFEKKWDVCISSRALQTLTEAKWNTPHLLPFTDDVKKMHIYIDECRKASQNNIKDNPNKKTWTRLANVTLCEVILFNRRREGEVSKMPLSAFTLRDTAGVPSDLATSLTELEQKLCKHFQRIEIRGKRNRKVPILLTPEMLTSMETLVSLRRTCGVPDENPYFFARPEADTHLRGSDAIREVAQACGAKHPETLSSTKLRKQVATLSTVLNLKDNEMDTLADFLGHDIRVHRQYYRLPEGTMQLAKVSKVLVAMEQGRLSQFKGMNMDQIQIDPNEKVSECAVSDVSETEGDSSWCSAGGSSRSKRSQLSADEDSDLDGLLNSGTSTSSTKHQMESRSEDSESGLRRLKNGHGSEKSKKRPLQTEPMVSTQQRDSGIDTAETGASKRRTWSSVECRAVEKILGTYIEGGRVPGKKECLSCIEASPRELEGRTWQAVKFFVKNKITALRRESSKRR, encoded by the exons ATGGAATCTAG AACCTGCAGGTTTAAAAAGCGTCTGAAGATGCTTAGGGAGCATCACAAAAGGTGCCAGAAGAGGTACACAGAGGGCCTGAAGACCAAACATCTACCTGTGcag GAATTGGAACCAGACACCAACACCATTGCCTGTGTCCAAAGAGAAGAGTCAGATGCAGATGAGCCAGAGGTTCCTCCCCTGACAAGAACAGACAGTGTATTT CTCACTAAAGACTACTGTACCAAGCATGCCATCGTTCAAGATTTGTCAGACGTCCCCTCAAGCTGCATAGAAACAACAGGTGATGACGATGAGTACCTCCCACCAAAGATGCAGCACAGTAGTTCTGACGAATCAATAGATTTTCCAACAAAAATTCCATCTAAAAGGAGGCGGGGGAAAGCTCAGAAGTCATACAAAAGGCAAAAGCAGAGTCGTACCCCTTCTGATGACTCTAACCACTCAGAACATGAGGAGCCATCCTTGAACTCGGAAAAGGTTTCTGtattgaaactgaaaaaaaaaggaaatggtgGTAGAGTCTATAATAAACGACATTATTGTCTTTATTGTCCTGTTAGCTGCTATAAAATGGCAAGACATTTGGTCAGAAAGCACAGCTCCGAGATTGATGTGGCAAAAGCCATAAGTTTTCCTCTAAAATCCAAGCAAAGGAAATTGCATTTGGATCTCATAAGAAACAAGGGGAACCGGGCTCACAATAATGAAGTTCTTAAATCAGGGACAGGAACACTGATTCCAGGTCAGCAGTCGTCTAACCCTGGAAAACCAAGTGACTACATGCACTGCATAAACTGCGAGGCTTTGctaaaaagaaagtgtttatGGAGGCATATGTCACGATGCAGActttcaaaaaaatgcagtggacAGAAGCCTGGGAGAAGCCGAATTCAATCGATCTGTGCATTTGCTCAACCTGCCCCAGAGGGTGTGAGCGTTAAAGTTTGGGAGCTGATTAATGCAATGCACCAGGATGAGGTCTCTCAAGTGATAAAGGGGGAAAGAACCATCATAAGGCTGGGagagcttttattttcaaaacacggaCATGACAAGAACAAACACGAATATATACGacaaaaaatgagagaaattgGAAGACTGGTTCTTATTTCTAGAAAAGAGGGAAAACTGCAGGGACTTGAGGATTTCTTCAAGCCGTCAAATTTCAACATAGTTGTTGAGATGGTGAAGAAAGTGTCAGGCTTCAACGAAGACACTAATGCATACAAAACTCCGTCTCTGGCTCTCAAGCTGGGCCACAGCCTGAAGAAGATTTCTGACATTCTAGAATGTGAGACACAAATGTCAGAGTCAATTGATGAGGAGTTTCTGGAGAACATCAAAAGGACTCgaactttgtttgaaaaaaaatgggatgTGTGCATTTCATCCCGTGCTCTTCAGACTTTAACTGAAGCCAAATGGAATACTCCTCATCTGCTGCCATTCACAGACGACGTCAAGAAAATGCACATCTACATAGATGAATGCAGGAAAGCATCccaaaataacataaaagaCAATCCAAATAAAAAGACCTGGACAAGACTTGCTAATGTCACTTTATGTGAAGTTATTCTCTTTAACCGCAGACGAGAAGGAGAAGTGTCCAAAATGCCTTTGAGTGCATTTACTCTTAGAGACACCGCTGGTGTTCCATCTGACCTGGCGACCAGTCTTACAGAGTTGGAGCAGAAactctgtaaacatttccaaCGCATTGAAATTCGAggtaaaagaaacagaaaggtTCCAATCTTACTTACACCTGAGATGCTAACGTCAATGGAAACATTGGTTTCTCTTCGCCGCACATGCGGGGTGCCAGACGAGAATCcctatttttttgcaagacCTGAAGCGGATACACATCTTAGAGGGTCGGACGCAATAAGAGAAGTTGCCCAGGCGTGTGGAGCAAAGCACCCTGAAACGTTGTCATCGACAAAACTGAGGAAGCAGGTGGCCACGCTATCAACAGTTTTGAACCTAAAGGATAATGAGATGGACACACTGGCAGACTTTCTGGGACATGACATACGAGTACACAGACAATACTACAGATTACCGGAAGGAACGATGCAGTTGGCCAAAGTCAGCAAAGTTCTAGTTGCCATGGAACAAGGCCGACTCTCACAGTTCAAGGGGATGAACATGGATCAAATTCAGATAGATCCAAATG AGAAAGTGTCCGAATGTGCAGTCAGTGACGTCTCAGAGACGGAGGGCGATTCATCTTGGTGTTCAGCTGGAG GATCCTCGAGATCCAAGAGGAGCCAGCTGTCAGCTGATGAGGACTCTGATTTAGACGGCCTTCTAAACTCAG GGACATCAACATCTTCAACCAAACATCAAATGGAGTCAAGGAGTGAAGACAGTGAATCTG GACTCAGAAGACTGAAGAACGGACACGGTAGTGAAAAGTCTAAAAAGCGACCCTTACAAACAG agCCCATGGTTTCTACACAGCAGAGAGACTCAGGCATCGATACTGCTGAGACGG GAGCTTCAAAAAGAAGGACCTGGTCTTCAGTGGAGTGCCGAGCAGTGGAAAAGATTTTAGGAACCTACATTGAAGGTGGGAGGGTTCCAGGAAAAAAGGAATGTCTTTCCTGCATAGAAGCTTCGCCGAGGGAGCTGGAAGGACGAACATGGCAGGCAGTCAAGTTTTTTGTTAAGAACAAAATCACAGCACTGAGGCGGGAGAGTTCAAAAAGACGTTAA
- the LOC105355818 gene encoding uncharacterized protein LOC105355818 isoform X4, protein MQHSSSDESIDFPTKIPSKRRRGKAQKSYKRQKQSRTPSDDSNHSEHEEPSLNSEKVSVLKLKKKGNGGRVYNKRHYCLYCPVSCYKMARHLVRKHSSEIDVAKAISFPLKSKQRKLHLDLIRNKGNRAHNNEVLKSGTGTLIPGQQSSNPGKPSDYMHCINCEALLKRKCLWRHMSRCRLSKKCSGQKPGRSRIQSICAFAQPAPEGVSVKVWELINAMHQDEVSQVIKGERTIIRLGELLFSKHGHDKNKHEYIRQKMREIGRLVLISRKEGKLQGLEDFFKPSNFNIVVEMVKKVSGFNEDTNAYKTPSLALKLGHSLKKISDILECETQMSESIDEEFLENIKRTRTLFEKKWDVCISSRALQTLTEAKWNTPHLLPFTDDVKKMHIYIDECRKASQNNIKDNPNKKTWTRLANVTLCEVILFNRRREGEVSKMPLSAFTLRDTAGVPSDLATSLTELEQKLCKHFQRIEIRGKRNRKVPILLTPEMLTSMETLVSLRRTCGVPDENPYFFARPEADTHLRGSDAIREVAQACGAKHPETLSSTKLRKQVATLSTVLNLKDNEMDTLADFLGHDIRVHRQYYRLPEGTMQLAKVSKVLVAMEQGRLSQFKGMNMDQIQIDPNEKVSECAVSDVSETEGDSSWCSAGGSSRSKRSQLSADEDSDLDGLLNSGTSTSSTKHQMESRSEDSESGLRRLKNGHGSEKSKKRPLQTEPMVSTQQRDSGIDTAETGASKRRTWSSVECRAVEKILGTYIEGGRVPGKKECLSCIEASPRELEGRTWQAVKFFVKNKITALRRESSKRR, encoded by the exons ATGCAGCACAGTAGTTCTGACGAATCAATAGATTTTCCAACAAAAATTCCATCTAAAAGGAGGCGGGGGAAAGCTCAGAAGTCATACAAAAGGCAAAAGCAGAGTCGTACCCCTTCTGATGACTCTAACCACTCAGAACATGAGGAGCCATCCTTGAACTCGGAAAAGGTTTCTGtattgaaactgaaaaaaaaaggaaatggtgGTAGAGTCTATAATAAACGACATTATTGTCTTTATTGTCCTGTTAGCTGCTATAAAATGGCAAGACATTTGGTCAGAAAGCACAGCTCCGAGATTGATGTGGCAAAAGCCATAAGTTTTCCTCTAAAATCCAAGCAAAGGAAATTGCATTTGGATCTCATAAGAAACAAGGGGAACCGGGCTCACAATAATGAAGTTCTTAAATCAGGGACAGGAACACTGATTCCAGGTCAGCAGTCGTCTAACCCTGGAAAACCAAGTGACTACATGCACTGCATAAACTGCGAGGCTTTGctaaaaagaaagtgtttatGGAGGCATATGTCACGATGCAGActttcaaaaaaatgcagtggacAGAAGCCTGGGAGAAGCCGAATTCAATCGATCTGTGCATTTGCTCAACCTGCCCCAGAGGGTGTGAGCGTTAAAGTTTGGGAGCTGATTAATGCAATGCACCAGGATGAGGTCTCTCAAGTGATAAAGGGGGAAAGAACCATCATAAGGCTGGGagagcttttattttcaaaacacggaCATGACAAGAACAAACACGAATATATACGacaaaaaatgagagaaattgGAAGACTGGTTCTTATTTCTAGAAAAGAGGGAAAACTGCAGGGACTTGAGGATTTCTTCAAGCCGTCAAATTTCAACATAGTTGTTGAGATGGTGAAGAAAGTGTCAGGCTTCAACGAAGACACTAATGCATACAAAACTCCGTCTCTGGCTCTCAAGCTGGGCCACAGCCTGAAGAAGATTTCTGACATTCTAGAATGTGAGACACAAATGTCAGAGTCAATTGATGAGGAGTTTCTGGAGAACATCAAAAGGACTCgaactttgtttgaaaaaaaatgggatgTGTGCATTTCATCCCGTGCTCTTCAGACTTTAACTGAAGCCAAATGGAATACTCCTCATCTGCTGCCATTCACAGACGACGTCAAGAAAATGCACATCTACATAGATGAATGCAGGAAAGCATCccaaaataacataaaagaCAATCCAAATAAAAAGACCTGGACAAGACTTGCTAATGTCACTTTATGTGAAGTTATTCTCTTTAACCGCAGACGAGAAGGAGAAGTGTCCAAAATGCCTTTGAGTGCATTTACTCTTAGAGACACCGCTGGTGTTCCATCTGACCTGGCGACCAGTCTTACAGAGTTGGAGCAGAAactctgtaaacatttccaaCGCATTGAAATTCGAggtaaaagaaacagaaaggtTCCAATCTTACTTACACCTGAGATGCTAACGTCAATGGAAACATTGGTTTCTCTTCGCCGCACATGCGGGGTGCCAGACGAGAATCcctatttttttgcaagacCTGAAGCGGATACACATCTTAGAGGGTCGGACGCAATAAGAGAAGTTGCCCAGGCGTGTGGAGCAAAGCACCCTGAAACGTTGTCATCGACAAAACTGAGGAAGCAGGTGGCCACGCTATCAACAGTTTTGAACCTAAAGGATAATGAGATGGACACACTGGCAGACTTTCTGGGACATGACATACGAGTACACAGACAATACTACAGATTACCGGAAGGAACGATGCAGTTGGCCAAAGTCAGCAAAGTTCTAGTTGCCATGGAACAAGGCCGACTCTCACAGTTCAAGGGGATGAACATGGATCAAATTCAGATAGATCCAAATG AGAAAGTGTCCGAATGTGCAGTCAGTGACGTCTCAGAGACGGAGGGCGATTCATCTTGGTGTTCAGCTGGAG GATCCTCGAGATCCAAGAGGAGCCAGCTGTCAGCTGATGAGGACTCTGATTTAGACGGCCTTCTAAACTCAG GGACATCAACATCTTCAACCAAACATCAAATGGAGTCAAGGAGTGAAGACAGTGAATCTG GACTCAGAAGACTGAAGAACGGACACGGTAGTGAAAAGTCTAAAAAGCGACCCTTACAAACAG agCCCATGGTTTCTACACAGCAGAGAGACTCAGGCATCGATACTGCTGAGACGG GAGCTTCAAAAAGAAGGACCTGGTCTTCAGTGGAGTGCCGAGCAGTGGAAAAGATTTTAGGAACCTACATTGAAGGTGGGAGGGTTCCAGGAAAAAAGGAATGTCTTTCCTGCATAGAAGCTTCGCCGAGGGAGCTGGAAGGACGAACATGGCAGGCAGTCAAGTTTTTTGTTAAGAACAAAATCACAGCACTGAGGCGGGAGAGTTCAAAAAGACGTTAA